One window of Leucobacter komagatae genomic DNA carries:
- a CDS encoding NADPH-dependent FMN reductase gives MTTHSEQPLIKIIVGSVRPVRVGDQLAAALAPALAEATGARVEIVDLAEVGLPLLDEPLMPAIGQYEHDHTKAWSATISESDAVVFLTPQYNGGYPAALKNAIDFLFHEWKAKPTFVVSYGGHGGGAAAAQLRSVLEFIGLDIVAPNVELTLPRESYGSDGRLVDAKPILVSHDAAVEAAAARLSEKLRERAELNAVAGA, from the coding sequence ATGACCACCCACTCTGAGCAGCCGCTCATCAAGATTATCGTCGGAAGCGTACGCCCGGTGCGCGTTGGCGATCAGCTCGCGGCGGCCCTCGCACCCGCGCTGGCTGAGGCGACTGGCGCCCGCGTGGAGATCGTCGACCTTGCAGAGGTTGGCCTCCCGCTGCTCGACGAGCCGCTGATGCCCGCGATCGGTCAGTACGAGCACGACCACACCAAAGCGTGGAGCGCGACCATCTCGGAGAGCGACGCGGTCGTGTTCTTGACCCCGCAGTACAACGGCGGGTACCCGGCCGCGCTGAAGAACGCGATCGACTTCCTCTTCCACGAGTGGAAGGCAAAGCCGACGTTCGTGGTGAGCTACGGCGGGCACGGCGGCGGAGCAGCTGCTGCGCAGCTGCGCAGCGTGCTCGAGTTCATCGGCCTTGACATTGTCGCGCCCAACGTCGAGCTCACGCTGCCGCGGGAGTCGTACGGATCGGATGGGCGCCTGGTCGACGCGAAGCCTATTCTCGTTTCGCATGACGCCGCTGTTGAAGCGGCGGCGGCACGCCTCTCAGAGAAGTTGCGCGAGCGAGCAGAGCTGAACGCGGTCGCCGGCGCGTAA
- a CDS encoding carboxylesterase/lipase family protein: protein MGDAEAQRSANTTTVTTTLGEVVGSESNGIRRFLGIPYAKAPFGELRFRAPEQPEAWNEPLQAKAFGPTAPQTPYQGSLGELIKVPAIEGTEILTVNVWAPADAAGAPVVLWLHGGALERGAAAQSGYDGRTFARDGIVFVSANYRLGAEGFSVLDGAPLNLGLRDAQAALDWAHREVAAFGGDPGRITIMGESAGGALVAALLSQPQARAKAARAIIQSGPLEAVDAVKARRASDAIAKQLGISTSREAFAAAEPADLLRARSEIAAGSSPLSGTPGYALALDPESLPASPVDALAGIDTPILIGTNTDEYRLWFTPEALAGISGAKAWIARLAMRVPGRAARAVRKAFPSATPGEQLGQIVTDKLLRAPATRVARARTAPTFVYEFAWESPVRDLRAAHALDLAFAFDLLEDEDAVRLNGEGAPAGLGREMHAAWVAFIRDGDPGWPAFGEGRATRVFNERSETVAQRRAAIVDALG, encoded by the coding sequence ATGGGAGATGCTGAGGCGCAGCGCAGCGCAAACACGACGACGGTCACGACCACGCTCGGAGAGGTCGTCGGTTCAGAGTCCAACGGGATTCGCCGCTTCCTCGGGATTCCCTACGCCAAGGCGCCATTTGGCGAGCTCCGATTCCGCGCCCCCGAGCAGCCCGAGGCGTGGAATGAACCGCTCCAAGCCAAAGCATTCGGCCCGACCGCCCCGCAGACGCCCTACCAGGGCAGCCTCGGCGAACTCATCAAGGTGCCCGCGATCGAGGGCACGGAGATCCTGACCGTGAACGTGTGGGCGCCAGCAGACGCCGCGGGCGCGCCCGTCGTGCTGTGGCTCCACGGCGGGGCGCTCGAGCGCGGTGCCGCGGCGCAGAGCGGGTACGACGGCCGCACCTTCGCGCGCGACGGCATCGTCTTCGTCTCGGCGAACTATCGACTGGGCGCCGAGGGCTTCAGCGTGCTCGACGGCGCACCGCTGAACCTCGGCTTGCGTGATGCGCAGGCCGCGCTCGACTGGGCGCACCGCGAGGTCGCGGCGTTCGGCGGCGACCCGGGCCGCATCACCATCATGGGCGAGTCCGCCGGTGGGGCCCTCGTCGCCGCACTCCTCTCGCAGCCGCAGGCCCGGGCAAAGGCCGCCCGAGCGATCATCCAATCCGGCCCGCTCGAGGCTGTCGACGCGGTAAAAGCCCGCCGTGCGTCTGACGCGATCGCGAAGCAGCTCGGCATTTCCACGTCGCGGGAGGCGTTCGCCGCCGCCGAACCCGCGGACCTGCTTCGGGCGCGCAGCGAGATCGCTGCCGGGTCGTCGCCCCTCAGCGGGACGCCGGGGTACGCGCTCGCTCTGGATCCGGAATCTCTCCCCGCCTCCCCCGTCGACGCGCTCGCGGGCATCGATACCCCGATCCTGATCGGCACGAACACCGACGAGTACCGGCTCTGGTTCACGCCCGAGGCGCTCGCGGGTATCAGCGGGGCGAAGGCGTGGATCGCGCGGCTCGCGATGCGGGTGCCGGGCCGGGCCGCCCGCGCTGTCCGCAAGGCCTTCCCCTCGGCGACCCCCGGGGAGCAGCTTGGGCAGATCGTCACCGACAAGCTCCTCCGGGCACCGGCAACGAGGGTCGCGCGCGCCCGCACCGCGCCGACGTTCGTCTACGAGTTCGCGTGGGAGAGCCCCGTTCGCGACCTGCGAGCGGCTCACGCTCTCGATCTTGCATTCGCGTTCGACCTTCTCGAAGACGAAGACGCCGTGCGCCTGAACGGCGAGGGGGCGCCAGCCGGCCTCGGCAGGGAGATGCACGCGGCCTGGGTCGCGTTCATCCGCGACGGTGACCCCG